The following are encoded together in the Pseudomonadota bacterium genome:
- a CDS encoding PilZ domain-containing protein, producing MPDVPSPTPLAEGLVPREQKGDDMISEGSGAHDRRLDVRVSAAAVHAIIVDIEEDGIMVPGALLPHDISTAGVRGKWERPLPEGSFALHLEVADGVECLARAAWQRLLPSGGSIAGVGFIHISEDAQASLQAYVDALQAPPRRRSPRYSDVLPVELIDGDSSLTAIACDVSIEGLQITSDAALPDSDAVTLLLPLTWGVPLEVGARIRWRRDTTHGQRLAGLEFTAMSQEATEALTAYLDELTS from the coding sequence ATGCCCGACGTCCCCTCCCCGACGCCCCTCGCAGAGGGTTTGGTTCCCCGAGAACAGAAAGGCGACGACATGATCTCTGAGGGTTCTGGCGCTCACGATCGGCGTCTCGACGTCCGCGTTTCCGCGGCGGCGGTGCACGCCATCATCGTCGACATCGAGGAAGACGGCATCATGGTTCCCGGGGCGCTGCTTCCCCACGACATCTCGACCGCCGGCGTGCGCGGCAAGTGGGAGCGCCCGCTGCCTGAGGGCAGCTTCGCGCTCCATCTCGAGGTCGCCGATGGGGTGGAGTGCCTCGCTCGAGCCGCCTGGCAGCGGCTCCTTCCGAGCGGTGGCTCGATTGCCGGCGTGGGCTTCATCCACATCTCGGAAGACGCGCAGGCCAGCCTGCAGGCCTACGTCGACGCGCTCCAGGCGCCGCCCCGCAGACGGTCGCCGCGCTACAGCGACGTACTCCCGGTCGAGCTCATCGATGGCGATAGCAGCCTCACCGCCATTGCCTGTGACGTGAGCATCGAAGGCCTCCAGATCACGTCTGACGCCGCCCTCCCCGACAGCGACGCGGTCACGTTGCTCCTGCCGCTCACCTGGGGCGTTCCCCTCGAGGTCGGTGCGCGCATCCGCTGGCGGCGGGACACCACCCACGGCCAGCGCCTCGCCGGCCTCGAGTTCACCGCAATGAGCCAGGAGGCAACAGAGGCCCTGACCGCCTATCTCGACGAGCTGACCTCGTGA